A region of Candidatus Roizmanbacteria bacterium DNA encodes the following proteins:
- a CDS encoding right-handed parallel beta-helix repeat-containing protein produces the protein MIDNYKSLTVYSNNPTGNSFVNNTFSGSGGYAMKLDNATNTEVTGNTFTANKYALQVFGGSNHTISKNLISDSTYQGVRFENTTGNAFDGNTVEGNPTGLALLTSTGNAITNNSFNNNQNYGIHLVTSPNNTLSGNTFSGNGTDVYEQ, from the coding sequence TTGATTGACAACTATAAATCCCTGACCGTATATTCCAACAATCCGACGGGAAACAGCTTTGTAAACAACACGTTCTCAGGAAGCGGAGGGTATGCCATGAAACTTGATAACGCGACAAATACCGAGGTCACCGGAAACACATTCACAGCAAACAAGTATGCGCTTCAGGTTTTTGGCGGATCAAATCATACCATCAGCAAAAATCTGATTTCAGACAGCACCTATCAGGGTGTTCGGTTCGAGAATACAACGGGCAATGCCTTTGACGGAAACACTGTTGAGGGAAATCCGACTGGACTTGCCTTACTGACATCAACCGGTAATGCGATCACGAATAACTCATTTAACAATAATCAGAACTACGGTATTCATCTGGTAACTTCCCCGAACAATACCCTTTCCGGGAATACATTCTCAGGAAACGGGACAGATGTGTATGAACAGTAA
- a CDS encoding transposase, translated as MSKWGGDQLRVIRSYDWQYNRDLMKKIRSLSDYNQSDVAQIRNDVLTFAEKYGIQAAVDAYGISRRTLFRWRKRRRDSEGQLDSLIPETTKPKTPRRMETHPKVISFIKEIREQYFCLGKEKIKPLLDEYCLQEGISTISESTIGKVIKRHNLQRKTYRIYHNPASGFAKRKVKYRQKVKRSPKVEDTGYIEIDTITKFVHGIKLYVFNAVDIKLKFQFSYGYSKLNSRNGADFMRRLELVYPIQDGIKTIQTDNGLEYLGNFHDYLEENNIPHLFIYPRCPKINAFIERANRTLQEEFMNPYIYTKWTGIGSFNRHLIEYLVWYNTKRVHKSLNNISPMDYLLSILPKECHMYGTHTTN; from the coding sequence ATGAGTAAATGGGGAGGAGATCAGCTTCGAGTAATTAGGAGTTATGACTGGCAGTACAATAGAGATCTTATGAAAAAGATACGATCTCTATCAGACTACAATCAGTCAGATGTAGCACAAATCAGAAACGATGTTCTGACATTTGCAGAGAAGTACGGGATACAAGCTGCAGTTGATGCATATGGGATATCACGAAGGACATTGTTTCGATGGAGGAAGAGACGGCGAGATTCAGAAGGGCAGTTGGATAGCCTGATACCAGAGACAACCAAGCCAAAGACACCCCGACGTATGGAGACTCACCCGAAGGTCATATCCTTTATCAAAGAGATTCGAGAACAATACTTTTGTTTGGGAAAGGAGAAGATCAAGCCCTTACTTGATGAGTATTGCCTACAGGAAGGAATTTCAACTATATCTGAGTCAACCATTGGAAAAGTGATCAAAAGACACAACCTGCAGCGCAAGACCTACCGGATCTATCACAATCCAGCAAGTGGCTTTGCAAAACGGAAAGTAAAGTACCGACAGAAGGTCAAGCGGTCTCCCAAGGTGGAAGATACCGGATACATTGAGATTGATACCATCACGAAGTTTGTACACGGAATCAAGCTGTATGTCTTCAATGCAGTGGACATCAAACTCAAATTCCAGTTCTCCTACGGATACTCAAAACTCAACAGCCGAAACGGTGCTGATTTTATGAGAAGACTGGAACTAGTATACCCAATACAAGATGGTATAAAAACCATACAAACAGATAACGGCCTCGAGTATCTGGGAAACTTCCATGACTATCTGGAAGAAAACAATATCCCACACCTCTTTATCTACCCCAGATGTCCCAAGATCAATGCCTTTATTGAGCGAGCAAACAGAACACTCCAGGAAGAATTTATGAACCCCTACATCTATACCAAGTGGACCGGTATCGGATCATTCAATCGTCACCTTATTGAATACCTCGTCTGGTACAATACAAAGCGAGTTCACAAAAGCCTGAACAATATTTCACCTATGGATTACCTATTATCTATTTTACCT
- a CDS encoding alanine--tRNA ligase (catalyzes a two-step reaction, first charging an alanine molecule by linking its carboxyl group to the alpha-phosphate of ATP, followed by transfer of the aminoacyl-adenylate to its tRNA) encodes MMGNWSLGDYFKNEQLNNLFTFLTDPEIGLGLDPKRLYVTAFEGNDSAPQDKESIEIWKDIFHKAGMEAKIGERIFLYGAEKNWWSRAGVPENMPAGEPGGPDSEVFYQFDVEHDPSFGEKCHPNCDCGRFMEIGNSVFMQYKKMDNGTFAELPKMNVDFGGGLERLLAAANDDPDIFKTDVFSSIVKGVEKATGISYGQEEFKPAMRIIADHLKTATFIIKDGITPSNKEQGYILRRLLRRALVKVRALNNGFSIDSISPIIEKVLETYDGIYFDISKDKETIIPVITQEIVKFQKTLEKGLREIEKLKEVNAKQAFDLYQSYGFPLEITQEILEERGQKIDRKAWKEEVQKHREKSRSSALDRFKGGLADHSEQTVRYHTATHLIHQALFDILGDSVRQEGSNITAERLRFDFYSVNAPAEDAKQQIEEIVNGKIKEALTVQKVVLPKTEAEKVGARSFFKEKYPDQVNVYFIGGDADHIKDAYSKEFCGGPHVTNTSEIGHITIEKLKKIGSNMYRVYAK; translated from the coding sequence ATGATGGGAAACTGGTCTTTGGGAGATTACTTCAAAAATGAACAGTTGAACAATCTATTTACGTTCCTCACTGATCCCGAGATCGGGCTCGGTCTTGACCCGAAAAGACTATATGTAACGGCTTTTGAAGGAAATGATTCGGCTCCTCAGGATAAAGAAAGCATTGAAATCTGGAAAGATATATTTCATAAAGCAGGAATGGAAGCTAAAATCGGTGAACGGATTTTCCTTTATGGTGCTGAGAAAAACTGGTGGTCACGGGCGGGAGTACCTGAAAATATGCCGGCAGGTGAACCGGGAGGTCCGGACAGTGAAGTCTTCTACCAATTTGATGTCGAACATGATCCTTCATTCGGAGAGAAATGTCACCCGAACTGTGACTGCGGCAGGTTTATGGAGATCGGAAATTCTGTTTTCATGCAGTATAAAAAGATGGACAACGGGACATTTGCAGAACTTCCGAAAATGAATGTCGATTTCGGCGGAGGTCTGGAACGGCTACTTGCCGCGGCAAATGATGACCCCGACATTTTCAAGACTGATGTTTTTTCATCGATAGTCAAAGGAGTCGAAAAAGCCACGGGAATTTCATACGGACAGGAAGAATTTAAGCCTGCAATGAGAATTATCGCCGATCATCTGAAAACAGCTACATTTATCATCAAAGACGGCATTACACCATCCAACAAAGAACAGGGTTATATCCTTCGTAGACTTCTTCGTCGGGCACTTGTGAAAGTGAGAGCCTTGAATAACGGATTTTCGATCGATTCCATATCCCCAATTATCGAAAAAGTACTTGAGACCTATGATGGAATTTATTTTGATATCAGTAAAGATAAAGAAACTATTATTCCCGTCATCACACAAGAGATAGTGAAGTTTCAGAAAACGCTTGAGAAGGGATTGCGTGAAATCGAAAAACTGAAAGAGGTAAATGCTAAACAGGCGTTTGATCTTTATCAGTCCTATGGATTTCCGCTGGAAATCACGCAGGAAATTCTGGAAGAACGCGGACAAAAGATTGACCGCAAAGCATGGAAGGAAGAAGTCCAAAAACATCGGGAAAAGTCACGGTCTTCAGCTCTGGATCGGTTCAAAGGCGGACTCGCTGATCATTCGGAACAGACAGTCAGATATCATACGGCCACACATTTGATTCACCAGGCCCTTTTTGATATTTTAGGAGATTCTGTCCGACAGGAAGGCTCAAATATCACCGCAGAACGTCTGAGATTTGATTTTTACAGTGTGAATGCACCGGCTGAAGATGCAAAACAGCAAATCGAAGAGATTGTAAACGGAAAAATCAAAGAAGCTCTTACTGTTCAGAAAGTCGTATTGCCGAAGACTGAAGCGGAAAAAGTCGGAGCTCGATCATTTTTTAAAGAAAAATATCCCGATCAGGTGAATGTATATTTTATCGGTGGTGACGCAGATCATATCAAAGATGCTTATTCCAAAGAGTTCTGCGGCGGTCCTCATGTGACAAATACAAGTGAGATCGGTCACATCACCATAGAAAAACTCAAAAAAATCGGAAGTAATATGTATCGTGTGTATGCAAAGTAG
- a CDS encoding aminotransferase class IV family protein: MKLFIDDTWVEDTQASISIKDIAVLRGFAIFDFLRTYEGVPFRLEDHIDRFYNSARLMGMTPKYSKEDMTRIILEGIKMNGFANTYIKFIQTGGLSPDGFMPARDQTFFVYFAKGEEMPQSLYETGIKVCTSSLMRQLPDIKSTNYAASIVEIQKVQQTGAVDILHTDSEGNIYEATRSNFFGVKNGKLVTAETGILKGITRKVILEIAENENIPVELRFINKSELADLDEAFITNSSHEITPVVMIDETRIGDGKPGEMVVNLLYLFKQIV, encoded by the coding sequence ATGAAACTTTTTATTGACGATACATGGGTTGAAGATACACAAGCTAGTATTTCCATTAAGGATATTGCGGTTCTGCGCGGTTTTGCAATATTTGATTTTCTTCGTACGTATGAAGGGGTACCCTTTCGCCTGGAGGATCATATTGATCGTTTTTATAACTCTGCACGCCTGATGGGGATGACACCGAAGTACTCAAAAGAAGATATGACGCGAATTATTCTCGAAGGGATTAAAATGAATGGTTTTGCCAATACATATATTAAATTTATTCAAACAGGAGGACTAAGTCCTGACGGATTTATGCCTGCCCGGGATCAGACATTTTTTGTCTATTTTGCAAAAGGTGAAGAGATGCCGCAATCTTTATATGAAACGGGGATTAAGGTATGCACCTCATCTCTTATGAGGCAACTTCCGGATATTAAATCGACAAATTATGCGGCAAGCATTGTCGAAATACAGAAAGTTCAGCAAACCGGAGCTGTAGATATCCTTCACACCGATTCTGAAGGGAATATCTATGAGGCAACCAGAAGTAACTTCTTCGGTGTCAAAAACGGCAAACTTGTCACGGCAGAAACAGGGATTTTGAAAGGAATAACCAGAAAAGTGATTTTAGAGATCGCGGAAAACGAAAACATTCCCGTTGAACTTCGTTTTATCAACAAGTCAGAATTAGCTGATTTAGATGAAGCGTTTATCACAAACTCCAGTCACGAAATCACTCCGGTTGTCATGATTGATGAAACCCGTATCGGTGACGGCAAGCCGGGGGAGATGGTTGTCAATCTTCTTTACTTATTCAAACAAATAGTCTAA
- a CDS encoding methionine--tRNA ligase, whose translation MKKNLISFVDLMKVDIRVGEVTEAKKVEESNKLIELTVNFGEDYGIATIFTGMQKWYTPEDFQGKKFLFVANLEPKKMMDRESQGMILSAVKDNEPVIIPVSQDLENGTEIL comes from the coding sequence ATGAAAAAAAATCTCATATCTTTCGTTGACCTGATGAAAGTTGATATCAGAGTCGGTGAGGTTACGGAAGCAAAGAAGGTTGAGGAATCGAATAAGCTTATTGAACTTACCGTCAACTTTGGGGAAGATTACGGAATCGCAACCATTTTTACAGGAATGCAGAAATGGTATACGCCGGAGGATTTTCAAGGAAAAAAATTCTTATTTGTAGCCAATCTTGAACCGAAAAAAATGATGGATCGTGAGTCACAAGGTATGATTCTTTCGGCTGTCAAAGACAACGAACCCGTCATTATTCCCGTCAGCCAGGATCTGGAAAACGGAACCGAAATCCTGTAA
- a CDS encoding thioredoxin domain-containing protein — protein sequence MASKKDEKSTKSTAAKHPMEHKNDQNHSDTTPAQDRAIDSVMNRLSQQFNLLTILIVALFLFQAYTFYQVKDIQKNGTVAGTGAAQESPLSEEKLISYAEELDLDKNKFIQCLDAEQTASTVRADMDQAASLSVQGTPGFFINGKFLGGAFPYETFKEIIDKEIAGEPSNACTDYSEDLQQFCSDPETAAFKPEPVEVAVNNSPIIGSRNSKVIIVEFSDFECPFCARAYSTVKQIQADYPNDVAIAYKHLPLTQLHPNAERAAQASVCAQEQGKFWEYHDKLFESQGAQ from the coding sequence ATGGCAAGTAAAAAAGACGAAAAGTCAACAAAGTCCACCGCTGCGAAACATCCGATGGAACATAAGAATGACCAAAATCATTCAGATACTACCCCCGCGCAGGATCGCGCAATCGACTCAGTTATGAACCGCCTCAGTCAGCAATTCAATCTTTTGACTATTTTGATTGTTGCTCTCTTCCTTTTCCAGGCATATACCTTTTATCAGGTAAAGGATATTCAGAAAAACGGAACAGTTGCCGGAACCGGCGCTGCTCAGGAATCCCCTCTTTCAGAGGAAAAACTGATCTCATACGCTGAAGAACTTGATCTTGATAAAAATAAATTTATTCAGTGTCTTGATGCCGAGCAAACAGCATCAACCGTACGCGCTGATATGGATCAGGCTGCAAGTCTCTCAGTCCAGGGTACACCGGGCTTTTTCATCAACGGAAAATTCTTGGGCGGTGCATTCCCCTATGAGACTTTCAAAGAAATCATCGACAAGGAAATCGCCGGTGAACCGTCAAATGCCTGTACCGATTACTCGGAAGATCTGCAGCAGTTCTGTAGTGATCCTGAAACAGCAGCTTTTAAGCCGGAACCTGTCGAAGTTGCGGTCAATAATTCACCAATCATCGGTTCAAGAAATTCGAAAGTAATAATCGTCGAATTCTCTGACTTTGAGTGTCCGTTCTGTGCGCGAGCATACTCTACGGTCAAACAGATTCAGGCAGATTATCCGAATGATGTCGCTATCGCTTACAAACACTTACCTTTGACACAACTGCATCCGAATGCAGAACGTGCAGCACAGGCATCCGTTTGTGCTCAGGAACAAGGAAAGTTCTGGGAGTATCATGACAAACTGTTTGAGTCTCAGGGAGCGCAATAA
- a CDS encoding four helix bundle protein, translating to MSSYKDLIVWKKSINLVTEIYTVTAALPTEEKFGLVSQMRRSAVSIPSNIAEGRRRNSQKEYKQFLAIAYGSGAELETQIEIVKRLPFGSTIEFRNTDFLLLEVMKMLNVMVSRLD from the coding sequence ATGTCATCATATAAGGATCTTATTGTATGGAAAAAGTCGATCAATCTTGTTACAGAAATATACACTGTAACAGCTGCATTGCCTACTGAAGAAAAATTTGGCCTTGTATCACAGATGAGAAGAAGTGCAGTTTCCATACCTTCAAACATTGCTGAAGGTCGGCGCAGAAATTCGCAAAAAGAGTATAAACAATTTTTAGCAATTGCTTATGGTTCTGGCGCCGAACTTGAAACCCAAATAGAAATTGTTAAGCGCTTACCATTTGGTTCAACAATTGAGTTTCGTAATACAGATTTTTTGTTATTAGAAGTTATGAAAATGTTAAATGTTATGGTCAGTAGGCTCGACTAA